A stretch of Lathyrus oleraceus cultivar Zhongwan6 chromosome 6, CAAS_Psat_ZW6_1.0, whole genome shotgun sequence DNA encodes these proteins:
- the LOC127097752 gene encoding cytochrome P450 71D10 → MELHSHFSNFTFMAISVLSLLVLFKILKSLSSSKTSNTNLPPGPWTLPFIGNIHQIISSSLPHHSLKNLAQKYGPLMFLKLGEVPYIIVSSPEIAKDIMKTHDLSFCDRPNLMTFTIFSYNATDIIFSAFDEHWRQLRKMCVMELLSVKRVQSFRSIREEEVLDLVKSITASEGSVVNLSHKVFEMTFGITARAAFGKRSKHQEAFRSALDEMLTLMGGFCIADLYPSIKILQKMSTVKKKYQKLHNEIDMIMQDIIDEHQSIQREPGRDEDIVDALLKIQHENEHSQHRITDVTMKSIILDIFAAATDTSSGTVLWGMSEMVKNPKVMEEAQDEVRRVFDKKGYVDETELHKLTYLKSVIKETLRLHPMIPMLLPRESRERCKINGYEIPAKTRVLVNAWAIGRDPKYWVEAESFKPERFVNNTTDFKGTDFEFIPFGAGRRMCPGIAFALPNVELPLAQLLYHFDWKLPNDMKNEELDMTESFGITAERKDDLCLIPIVRCL, encoded by the exons ATGGAGCTTCACAGCCATTTTTCAAACTTTACCTTCATGGCAATATCCGTTCTCTCCCTCTTGGTACTATTTAAAATACTTAAAAGCTTGAGTAGTTCGAAAACATCTAACACCAATTTACCACCAGGGCCATGGACACTGCCCTTCATAGGGAACATACATCAGATTATTAGCAGCTCATTGCCTCATCATTCCCTCAAAAATTTGGCACAAAAGTATGGACCTTTGATGTTCCTAAAACTTGGTGAGGTACCCTACATAATAGTTAGTTCACCCGAAATCGCCAAAGATATTATGAAAACACATGACCTCAGCTTTTGTGATAGGCCAAATCTTATGACGTTCACAATATTTAGTTACAACGCTACCGATATTATCTTCTCTGCATTTGATGAACACTGGAGGCAATTACGGAAGATGTGTGTTATGGAGCTGTTGAGTGTAAAGCGTGTCCAGTCGTTTAGGTCGATAAGAGAAGAAGAGGTGTTAGATCTTGTTAAATCAATAACTGCAAGTGAGGGATCAGTTGTTAATCTCTCTCATAAGGTTTTTGAAATGACGTTTGGGATAACGGCTCGGGCAGCTTTTGGAAAAAGAAGTAAACATCAAGAAGCATTCAGATCAGCACTCGATGAAATGTTAACTTTGATGGGAGGGTTTTGTATTGCTGATTTGTATCCTTCTATTAAAATACTTCAAAAGATGAGTACCGTAAAGAAGAAATATCAAAAACTTCACAATGAAATTGATATGATAATGCAAGATATTATAGACGAGCACCAAAGCATTCAGCGGGAACCAGGCAGGGATGAAGATATAGTCGATGCTCTTCTCAAGATTCAACACGAAAATGAACACTCACAACATCGCATTACTGATGTAACTATGAAATCAATCATTCTG GACATTTTTGCTGCTGCTACTGATACATCGTCCGGGACTGTGTTATGGGGTATGTCTGAGATGGTAAAGAATCCAAAGGTAATGGAAGAAGCACAAGATGAGGTAAGAAGAGTGTTTGATAAAAAAGGGTATGTAGATGAGACAGAGCTGCACAAATTGACATATTTAAAGTCTGTCATAAAAGAAACACTAAGGTTGCATCCTATGATACCTATGTTACTTCCAAGAGAAAGTAGAGAGAGATGCAAAATCAATGGGTATGAGATTCCTGCTAAGACAAGGGTGTTGGTCAATGCTTGGGCTATTGGAAGAGATCCAAAGTATTGGGTTGAAGCTGAGAGTTTTAAACCTGAGAGGTTTGTGAATAACACAACTGATTTCAAAGGCACGGACTTTGAATTCATACCATTTGGTGCTGGGAGAAGGATGTGTCCAGGAATTGCATTTGCCTTACCCAATGTTGAACTGCCTCTTGCTCAATTACTTTACCACTTTGATTGGAAGCTTCCCAATGATATGAAGAATGAAGAACTCGATATGACTGAGTCATTTGGGATAACAGCAGAAAGAAAAGATGACCTATGTTTGATTCCTATTGTTCGCTGTCTTTGA